The sequence CCAAACCGGGGATTTTGTTAATCTGTATGCCGTTGGCCGTGACTGGCTCGATAAGCCGCATTTTCCCTTCTGGGTATCGGCCCTGAGCTATCTTATTTTTGGGATTAATACATTCGCCTATAAATTTCCGGCTCTTTTGTTCTTTATGGGTAGCGCCATTTACACCTATAAATTTGTTCGGCTGGCCTATTCAAAATTGACAGCACAACTAGCTGTGCTGGTTCTATTGACGGCCTTTCACGGTGTACTTTCGAATAGCGATGTGCGGGCTGAGCCTTATCTGACACTACTAATCATCGGGCCAGTTTACCATTTTTACCGGGTCTTTCTGGGGGATAAAAATGACCTTTCTAAAAACTGGCTTCATCTGCTACTTGGGTCGTTCCTGACTGGTTGCGCCCTGATGACGAAAGGACTCTTCGTGATCGTTCCAATTGGTGCAGGTTTAGGACTTCACTGGCTCTTGACCGGTAACTGGCGGGAGTTATTAAAGCCGAGGTGGTATCTGGCAGTTGTGCTATCATTTGTTTTTACGTTGCCTGAGATTTATTGTTTATATCAACAATTCGACCTGCAGCCCGGAAAAGTAGTTTTTGGGAATACGGGCGTTTCGGGCATTCGATTTTTCTTCTGGGACAGTCAGTTCGGGCGTTTTTTTAACACGGGTCCAATTAAGGGCGCGGGCGACAAATTTTTCTTTCTTCATACGCTGCTTTGGGCTTTTCTGCCGTGGTCGTTACCCTTGTACATTGGTGTTGGAAAAGCACTGGTCGCATTAGTAAAGCGGCAGAATCCCTTACCAGAGTACGTTTCACTGGGGTCGAGCCTCGCTACCTTTGCGCTGTTTTCGTTATCGGGCTTTCAGCTTCCGCATTATCTGAATATTGTTTTTCCGTTCTATGCCATTCTGACCGCTCAGTTTCTGGTGAGTCTGAATCCGGTTAACCTTCGTAGGTGGACGGTCGCACAGTCAATTATTGGGTTGTTGTTAGTCGTACTGATCGTGGCCGTGTTGTTTGTTGTAAAACCCGCTAAACTCGGCATCGCGCTTAGTTGGGTAATTATCATCACGTTGGCGACAATCACCCTGTTTCGGCAAACGACGATGTTGTCCTTAATGGGTCGGATGGTGGGAGCAATGCTGGTATTGGCTGGTGTACTCAACCTGTTTCTGTATCCAACCTTTATGCAATATGAGGCTGGTTTGACCGCTGCCCGGTTCGTTAATGAACAGCCGCTGCTTGCCAAGCGGCCAACGGCACTTTACGGCCCCGGTACGTTTGGCGAAAGCTCGTGGTCGTATGAATTTTACGCCCATGCACCAACGCAATACATTCGCGAAGACTCAGTATTACGACAAATGAGCAGCCATCGGGCGGTGCAGGTTTTTACTACAAATACGTATGCTGATTCGCTGGAAATACGCGGTTTTCGTGTTCGTCGGGTAGCGATTTTTCCTTATTTTCACATCAGCCAGCTAACCGCCGATTTCCTGAATTATGACACACGGGCAACAACGCTTAAGCCCTATGTGCTCATAGAGGTTAAATGATAAATGAACCGGTTTTGAAACCGGACAGCTATTTGTCCGAAACCGGACAGCTGTAATTTTTAGTTCTGAATTAATTTGTTGATAATCAGTATATTTTATTAGTTGGCACGACTATTGGCTCAAAAGGAGTAAAGCACACGCTTAGTGTTTTATTTCTTAATGTGCTAATTGAAAAATTACAATGGATCGCGCCTTACCTAAACGTTTCTGGACAACACAACGTATCGCAATTTTTGGTGGTGGTACGCTGATTTTGAGTCTATTAGCTTATACGTTCCTGTTTGCTGACCGCCGGTCGAAACTGAACGTCGAAAAAGATAAAATCACCGTCTCGAACGTATCTACCGGACCGTTTGAGGACTTCATCGCCGTTACGGGCGTCGTTCAACCGCTGAAAACTATTCGATTGGATGCCATCGAGGGCGGTTATGTAACATCAAAACTCGTTGAGGGTGGCAACATGGTTAAGAAGGGCGATGTGCTCCTGAAGCTCGAAAACCAGAGCCTTAAACTGAGCTTTCTACAATCGGAAACAGAAGCCAATCGACTTGTCAACGACTTGCAGAATACGCGCCAACGGATACAGATCGAACGATTTACGCTCCGTAAAACGCTGGCTGATGTAGATGCTCAAATTTCTCAGGCGAAAGACACTTACGATCGTCAGGAAAAGCTCTACAAAGATAAAGTTGTGTCAGAAGAAGACTATCTGAAAGCGAAACGGGCTTACGAACGATTAGTCACCCAGCGTACCATCGAAATCGAAACGCAGAAGTATCAGGAGGAAAACGCAAAATTTCAGATCAAACAACTTGAGGGTACCTTGCAACGTACGCAGCGAAATGTCGCTCTTTGGCAACAGACGCTCGATAATCTGGTCGTCAAAGCACCGGTATCGGGTCAGTTGTCGAGTATCGATGTCGAAGTTGGGTCGAACATTAACCGGGGCCAGAATATTGGTCAGATCGATGATCTAAATGGGTTTAAAATGCGGGTTGGTATTGATGAACACTACATTAGCCGCGTATTTTCGGGCCTGAAAGGATCATTTGAGTTCAACGGGAAAATGCACGATCTGGAAATTAGTCGCGTGTATCCCGAAGTAAAAAGTGGTCGATTTGAAGTTGATATGGTTTTTCCGAAGGGCACACCCGAAGGCATCAAGCGCGGTCAATCATCACCGATTCAGCTGGAGCTGGGCAAAGCAGCAAAAGCTACGTTACTGCCCGTAGGTGGTTTCTTCTCCGACACAGGTGGTAACTGGGTATACGTAGTCGATAAGTCGGGCAAGCGAGCGGTGAAGCGGCCAATTACGCTGGGCCGTAAAAACCCGGAGTTTTATGAAGTGCTTGAAGGTTTGCAGCCCGGCGAGCAGGTTATTACGAGTTCTTACGAAAATTTTGGCGATAACGAAGTTCTAGAATTTTAAACCCTCAGAACCATTCTGAAAAAGTATGATCCAGACAGTTAACCTACAGAAACTCTTCGCTACCGAAGAAGTAGAAACCACCGCCCTCAATGGCATCAACATGGACGTTAAAGACGGCGAGTTCGTGGCCATCATGGGTCCGTCCGGTTGTGGTAAATCCACCCTGCTAAACATCCTTGGCCTGTTAGACAATCCGAGCGAGGGCGAATACAATTTCTACGGAACAGCTGTTGCCAAAATGACTGAGCGCCAGCGGGCGCAGTTGCGGAAAGGCTCTATCGGGTTCGTGTTTCAGAGCTTTAACCTGATCGACGAACTTACCGTCTATGAAAACGTCGAACTGCCACTGCTTTATCTTAAAACGCCTACCGACGAACGCAAAAAGCGCGTTGAAGAAGCCCTCGAACGCATGAGCATTATGCACCGGCGTAATCACTTCCCGCAGCAACTCTCGGGTGGTCAGCAACAACGGACAGCTATTGCACGGGCGGTTGTTGCAAAACCAAAATTAATCCTGGCGGATGAGCCGACGGGTAACCTCGACTCGAAAAACGGCGAGGAAGTGATGAAGCTTCTTGGAGAATTAAATGACGAAGGAACAACGATTATCATGGTAACGCACTCACCCTACGATGCTGGCTTTGCGCACCGTATTGTGAACCTGTTCGATGGTAAAGTTGTGACGGAAAACTTCCACGTTTAACTCGCGTAGAAAGCCGTTTTACAGGAAAGATTTAAGTCTGATTGCAAGACCTGGGAAAAAAAGATGTGGTTAACAGACCGCTATCATTCCTGGGTCTTGTCGTTGAAGACTAAGCCTGCCGGAATACCATATTTATTTTTGTCAGTCAGCTGATTAATTCTTTCGGCGCCGTGTTCAGGCCAATTGTCTGACAAAGCTCAACAATGGCTTTTGCCTGTTCTGATGGATAATCGTATTGCACTAAATCAGGAACAGAGCTTCCAAAACCTTCAGTAAGCAACGTTACTGGAAGTGGAGCAACTGTGCTACAGTTCGAAATTAACCCCAACAACTATGTTCCGCAATTACCTCAAAATTGCAGTTCGGAGTTTGCTAAAGAACAAACTCTACTCATCCATCAACGTATTGGGGTTAGCGCTCGGAATGGCGTGTAGTTTGCTGATTGGGCTCTGGGTACGTGATGAACTGAGCTATGATCGCTTTCTGCCCGATGCGGAGCATATCCAGTATGTTCGGGTTAATTTTCCTTATAACGGCGAAACCGTCACGAATTTCGTCACACCCGGCCCTTTACAGGAAGCCATTGCGAAAGATGTGCCTCAGGTGGCCGCTGTCACAAAAATTAATTATGGGCCGGAGCTTTTGATAAAAGTCGGTGAAAGAAACGCCAAAGAAAAAGGTCATTACGCCACCGACGATTTTTTTGGGGTATTCGATCTGCCCGTAGTTGATGGCAATCCCAAAGCGGCACTAGCCCAAACCAATCAGATTGTTATTACCAAAAAGATAGCCGAAAAATATTTCCCGAATAGCCCGGCCATTGGTAAAACACTGCAACTTGACAATGACAAATTCTACGTTGTTGGTGCCGTAATTGACGATTTACCGCACAACTCAACGCTGCAATTCGACTGGCTCGTAAACTGGAAAGTACAGGAGCAGGATTGGATGAAAACCTGGGGCAATAATGGGTTCTATACGTATGTTCGGCTCAAACCTAATACGACGATTGCCCAGGCCGAAGCCGCCATGAAACATATCTATCCGCGCTACGGAGGAAAAAACTTCGATACAGGACGGCCAACATTGCAACCCATGACCGACCTGCACCTGTATGCAGACTACAAAAATGGACACTCGGTTGGGGGACGGATTGAATACGTTCGCATTTTCTCGATTGTTGCGCTGTTTATCCTGCTCATTGCCTGTATCAATTTCATGAATCTGGCAACCGCCCGCTCGGCAATGCGTGCCAAAGAAGTGGGCGTCAGAAAAGTGGTTGGCGCTTTACGTTCATCGCTGATCGGACAGTTTTTGAGCGAATCAATCGTTACGAGTTTATTAGCCGTTGTGTTGGCATTCGGGCTGGTTTGGGCCGTTTTGCCAACCTTTAACGCCTTATTTGGCAAACAGATCGTACTTAATCTTGCCGAGCCGACACTCTGGCTCATTGTTACAATACTGGTACTGATAACAGGCTTCCTGTCAGGAAGTTACCCGGCTTTGTTTCTGTCATCGCTGCAACCCATCAAAATTCTCAAGGGTCGCTTACAGTTCGGTGCCGGACCTGCTCTGTTTCGCCGGGCACTGGTTGTCTTTCAGTTTTCGCTGTCTATTTTCCTGATTGTGGGTATGCTGGTTGTGGGTAAACAGATGGATTATCTGCGCACTAAAAACCTGGGCCTTGACCGCGAAAATGTGGTTTACATACCCCTGGAAGGCGAAATTGCTCAGCCTAAAAAGCTGGAACCATTTCGACAGGAGGTACTGCGGGCACCATCCATTGCTTCGGCATCAACAGCGATGTCATTACCCGTAAGTGTACAAAGCACATCCGGCGATTTGAACTGGACGGGCAAAGACCCAGCCTTACAAACAACCGTCTCAGCGATGGCTATCGGGGCCGATTTCATTAAAACGATGAATATCAAATTGGTAAGTGGTCGCGATTTTCGCGCAGATAGCCCCGCCGATTCATCAAATTACCTGATCAACGAAGCCACGGCCAAACTGATGGGAATGAAAGATCCCGTTGGTAAAGAAATCACATTTTGGAATGGAAAAGGACGGGTTGTCGGGCTGATGAAAGATTTTCATCTGACTTCATTACACGAGGCCATTAATCCCTTGGTATTGGTTTTTAATCCGTTGAATACGAGTTATTTACTGGTGAAAACTCGTGCTGGTCAAACCCAGCAGGCCATCGCTGATTTAGAACGAATCACGAAGGAGTTTAATCCGAATTATCCCTTCAACTATCATTTTGTTGACGAAGCCTACGAAAAATTATACCGTAGTGAACAGCAGGTGAACGCCCTGGTCAATTATTTCGGCGTACTCGCTATTCTGATTTCGTGTCTGGGCTTATTTGCTCTCGCGGCATTTACCGCTGAACAGCGTACCAAGGAAATAGGCGTCCGGAAAGTGCTGGGCGCCAGTGTCACAAACATCATTGGGTTGCTTTCTAAAGACTTCCTGAAACTCGTCGTCATTGCGCTTGTCCTGGCTTCGCCGTTAGCCTGGTGGGCGGTGAGTACCTGGCTGGGGACGTTTGCATACCAAACAGAATTGGGCTGGTGGATTTTCGGTGTTGCCGGTCTTCTGGCACTATTAATCGCTTTTTTAACGGTCAGCTATCAGAGCATTAAAGCAGCCCTGATGAATCCGGTTACGAGTTTGCGAAGCGAATAAAGGACCTTAAACGGTATGAAGTAGCTTTTCTTTTTTCTGCTCGCTACTGGCCTGTGCTTTTAGCGAGCAGAATCATTTGTAGGAAGTGTAGTCTGCCGAAAAGTATGTTGAGTCATAATAGGGGATATGAATCCTTGTAAAATACTGATTTTCAAAAAATTACATACAGATAGATCATTCGTATGCTGCGCAATTATCTGAAAATAGCCTTTCGCACGCTCTGGAAAAACAGTACACATTCACTGATCAACATTGTTGGTTTATCGGTCGCGTTTGGTACCTGTGTATTGCTATTTCTGACAGCCACCTTTGAACTATCCTATGACCGGTTTCATACGGATTCAGACCGGTTGTTTCGTCTTTATTTCCTGTCTTCTAATCGAGATGGTACTCCCGACAAAAGTAGTACGATGCCTTATCCGATTTCGCCCGCACTCAAAGCGGAGTTTCCGGAGATCGAAGGGGTTTCCCGCTATTTTAATCGAACGGCGAGCGTTCGGCGGAAAGATCAGGCCTACGGCAAAAACGTCAGAATGGTCGGTGCTGATTTTCTGAAAATGTTCACGTTTCTGCTCCTGAAAGGTAATTCAGGAACGGCGATGAATAGCTTAAGTGATATTGTCATCAGCGAGAGCATGGCCAGGGATATTTTCGGTAAGGAAGACCCACTCGGTAAACCACTCCAGCTTCGGATGAATAACACCTGGCAGGCCTTTACGGTCACGGGTGTGGTTAGTGATGCGCCTAAAAATTCAACATTCGACTATGATGCACTTATTCGAAGCGAGAATGCCGGCGACTATGAAGAAAATAAAAGCCGTTGGGACCATGGTAATCATGATGTCTACGTCAAACTAAAAGCAGGTACTGACCCGCAAACGCTGCAAAGGCGGACGCAGGCATTCATGGACAAATACTTTGCGAAAGACAATAAAGAGCAAAAGGAGTTGGGGTATCCAAAAAATGAGCTGGGTTTCCAGCGAAGCCTGATTCTACAGCCGTTATTAACGGTTCACTTTGACACCGAAACCACGCACGGGCTTGGTATTAGCCGCACATACGTAGTCACGTTGTTGCTGGTTGGGTTCTTCATACTGGCGATTGCCTGTATTAATTTCATCAATCTAACAATTGCTCAATCGTTCTCACGGGCGCGCGAAGTAGGCGTTCGGAAGTCACTGGGGGCGCAGCGTGTGCAGTTATTTGGGCAAATATGGGGCGAAACACTGATGCTTTGTCTGGGCGCCTTACTGATTGGATTGGGGTTAGCTTATTCGGCCTTACCTTACTTTAATCGATCATTTCAAAGCCACCTGACATTAGCCGATTTTTTGAAACCGAGCGTGTTACTTATAACCGGATTCGGTTTTCTAGTCATTACACTGGTGGCTGGTGGCTATCCATCCTGGTTCGTGACACGTTTCAATGCCGTTGAGGTGCTGAAAGGGAGAGTGAAGATGAGTCGACCCGGTTTGCTCCGTAATTCGCTCATTGTTACCCAGTTTACCATTGCCTGCCTGCTCATTGTGTGTACGGTCATTGTCCGTCAGCAGATCAATTACCTGCAACAGAAACCGATGGGCCTTGATAAGGAGCAGGTTGTCAGCATACCGGTAGGGAATGACTTAAATGGTAACGATGCGCTGAAAACCATGCGAGACCGACTGGCTAATCAACCAAACATAGCCGCCGTATCGGGTTCAGGCGTTAACATTGGTGCCGGGCTGGATGGAAGTTCATCGCGCATGATGTACGGCTTTCTATACGGCAAACGAAATATCACCTGCGACTGGCTACGGATCGACACAGATTACCTGAAAACGATGGGTGTCAAATTGCTACAGGGCCGTGATTTTAGTACATCGTTCAGTACCGACTCGAGTTCGGCCATACTCATTACGCAAAGTATGGCAAAGCAATTGGGAGAAACCAACCCAATTGGCAAGTTCATCAAGCCTGATAACAAAGAGTTTCAGATCGTTGGTGTTGTCTCTGACTTCAATCTGTATTCACTACATCAGGAGGCCAAGCCCATTGCGCTGCAAATGCAATCGAACTCTCCCATTCAATACATTCTGGTTCGGGTAAATCCTCAAAATCTGACTGGCGCGATGGAAAGCATTAAAAAAGCCTGGAAGACGGTTGCGCCGAAGCAGGAGTTTATTGGATCATTTCTGGATGAAAATACCGAGCGGTGGTATAAAAAAGAACAGCGGTTGGCTACCATTTTCTCATCGGCCGCCGGGGTTGCTATTTTATTATCGTGTATGGGATTGTTTTCCATTGCGTTGATATCGATTCAGCAACGGACCAAAGAAATTGGGGTACGTAAAGTGCTGGGTGCATCCGTAACCAGCATCGTAACCCTGCTTTCGAAAGATTTTCTGAAACTTGTTTTGATTGCCATAGTCGTTGCATCACCCATTGCGTGGTGGGCCATGAATAAATGGTTGCAGGACTTCGCCTATAAGATTGACATTGACTGGTGGGTGTTTGTACTGGCGGGCGCATTAGCCATTGCCATTGCCTTGATAACCGTTTGTTTCCAAAGTATTAAGGCGGCTCTGATGAATCCAGTAAAATCATTACGTTCCGAATAATCTAGAGTTGCAGGTATCTCGCTATCAGATACCTGCAACTCTAGATTTTCCTATTCCTAAAACCATGCTTACTCAACTATACGAAAAATTAAGTGCACGACGGGATGCACTGGTCGCCTTATATGGCCATCGAAGCGGCTTGAGAGATTGTAATCCAGACGCTTATTCGCATTATCTACAGGAAATCCGGGATTTGAACCGTCAGTTACGATTATTACGAGTAAGACTGATGAACAATTCTGGTCATCTGGCTGGCTAATCTGATAACTGGTTACTACATAAATCCTCGATCATGTTCCTCAACTACCTTAAAATCGCGTACCGAAATCTGCTTCGTCAGATGAGCTTTTCCGTCATCAACATTGTCGGGCTGACAGTCGGACTAACCTGTTGCTTTCTGATTCTGCTCTTTGTTCGTCACGAACTTAGCTACGATACATTTCATCAGAAATTTGACCGGATTTATCGGATTTCGTATTTACCCAAATTTGCCGGTTTGACAGAGCCGCTGGCCTTGACCCCACCGCCAGTTTCTCCATTGTTGACAGGTGCCTTTTCCGAAATTGAGAAATCGGCACGCGTGTATAGGAGTAGTGCAACGATTGAAATACCCAATCCGCAACAGACTCGTCCCGTAAAATTCGATGAAGAACGATTTTTCTTTGGCGACTCGACACTGCTCGATATTTTCTCGTTCAATTTCCGACAAGGCGATGCCCGAACGGCCCTGAAAGACAAATTTACTGTTGTCATCACCGACGAAATAGCCGCCAAATATTTTGGTACGCAAAATCCACTTGGCAAAACCCTGATCTATGAAGGACAACATCCATTGCGCGTAACGGGTGTTGTGGATAAGTTTCCGGATAACTCGCACATTCATATTGATTTGCTGTCGAATTATGAGACAATGTTTGCCACTGAAAGCGATCTGGTTCGGGAAAATCTCCCGCAAAACTGGGTCATTTCGCATGGATATACCTATGTGCTGTTGCGGCCGGGACGATCGCCCGAATCTGTGAATGCCCGATTCCCGAAATTTTTGCTCGATCATGCCAATAAACAATTCGCCAAAGACATTGTCTATTCGCTCGAACCCCTGAAAGACATTCATCTTCGTTCCGATGCACAGAGTGGGCCTGAACCTTCGGGAAGCATGACCTACATTTATGTATTTATTGGCATTGCCGTCATTACACTGCTGATTGCCTGTATCAATTTTGTGAATCTATCGACGGCCCGTTCGCTCAAACGGGCCAAAGAAGTTGGTATTCGTAAAGTGCTTGGTAGCGAAAAGAAGCAACTCATTGGGCAGTTTCTGGGAGAGTCAGTATTGCTTAGCAGTATTGCCTTACTGCTTTCTCTATTTCTGATTGCTTTACTGCTGCCTGTATTGAATAATCTGACCGGTAAACAGCTTACGATAAGTTATTTTCTGACCAATGGATGGTTAATCCTGCTGTTTGTGGGAATGGGTTTATTGACCGGGCTATTGGCAGGTAGTTATCCCGCTTTTTTTGTGTCCAGTTTCCAGCCAATTACTACGTTGAAAGGCAATTTTGTGAGTGGTAAGGCACGGGGTGGCGCAGTTCGGCAAGTATTGTTGGGCGCGCAGTTTGTGGCATCGATCGCATTGATTATTGGTGCTATAATTTCGTTCCAGCAGCTTCGGTATATGAAAGACCAGCCGCTGGGTTTCGATAAAGACTTTATCATCACCGCCAATACCCGTAATGATAAAATTACGAACGTATTTGCCACGCGTACCGACAGTGCTTATCTACGACTGAAGGCTTTTCGGGAGGTTCTGCTTAAAAATCCGCATGTTAAAGAAGTAACGTTATCGACCCGTCGGATGGGTGATGGTGCGGTACGACGAAATGTGGTTCCAGAAGGACACACACCCGACGATAATCTGTTTGTGGGGGCGATGGGTGTTGATCACAATTTTGCTGAAACCTATGGGTTGACCTTTGTTGCCGGACGCAATTTTTCCGAAGCCTATCCGACTGATAAAACCTCGGCCTTCCTGATTAATGAAACGGGCGTAAAGCAACTCGGCTGGAAGTCACCAGA comes from Spirosoma aureum and encodes:
- a CDS encoding efflux RND transporter periplasmic adaptor subunit; this translates as MDRALPKRFWTTQRIAIFGGGTLILSLLAYTFLFADRRSKLNVEKDKITVSNVSTGPFEDFIAVTGVVQPLKTIRLDAIEGGYVTSKLVEGGNMVKKGDVLLKLENQSLKLSFLQSETEANRLVNDLQNTRQRIQIERFTLRKTLADVDAQISQAKDTYDRQEKLYKDKVVSEEDYLKAKRAYERLVTQRTIEIETQKYQEENAKFQIKQLEGTLQRTQRNVALWQQTLDNLVVKAPVSGQLSSIDVEVGSNINRGQNIGQIDDLNGFKMRVGIDEHYISRVFSGLKGSFEFNGKMHDLEISRVYPEVKSGRFEVDMVFPKGTPEGIKRGQSSPIQLELGKAAKATLLPVGGFFSDTGGNWVYVVDKSGKRAVKRPITLGRKNPEFYEVLEGLQPGEQVITSSYENFGDNEVLEF
- a CDS encoding ABC transporter permease; this encodes MFRNYLKIAVRSLLKNKLYSSINVLGLALGMACSLLIGLWVRDELSYDRFLPDAEHIQYVRVNFPYNGETVTNFVTPGPLQEAIAKDVPQVAAVTKINYGPELLIKVGERNAKEKGHYATDDFFGVFDLPVVDGNPKAALAQTNQIVITKKIAEKYFPNSPAIGKTLQLDNDKFYVVGAVIDDLPHNSTLQFDWLVNWKVQEQDWMKTWGNNGFYTYVRLKPNTTIAQAEAAMKHIYPRYGGKNFDTGRPTLQPMTDLHLYADYKNGHSVGGRIEYVRIFSIVALFILLIACINFMNLATARSAMRAKEVGVRKVVGALRSSLIGQFLSESIVTSLLAVVLAFGLVWAVLPTFNALFGKQIVLNLAEPTLWLIVTILVLITGFLSGSYPALFLSSLQPIKILKGRLQFGAGPALFRRALVVFQFSLSIFLIVGMLVVGKQMDYLRTKNLGLDRENVVYIPLEGEIAQPKKLEPFRQEVLRAPSIASASTAMSLPVSVQSTSGDLNWTGKDPALQTTVSAMAIGADFIKTMNIKLVSGRDFRADSPADSSNYLINEATAKLMGMKDPVGKEITFWNGKGRVVGLMKDFHLTSLHEAINPLVLVFNPLNTSYLLVKTRAGQTQQAIADLERITKEFNPNYPFNYHFVDEAYEKLYRSEQQVNALVNYFGVLAILISCLGLFALAAFTAEQRTKEIGVRKVLGASVTNIIGLLSKDFLKLVVIALVLASPLAWWAVSTWLGTFAYQTELGWWIFGVAGLLALLIAFLTVSYQSIKAALMNPVTSLRSE
- a CDS encoding ABC transporter permease, giving the protein MFLNYLKIAYRNLLRQMSFSVINIVGLTVGLTCCFLILLFVRHELSYDTFHQKFDRIYRISYLPKFAGLTEPLALTPPPVSPLLTGAFSEIEKSARVYRSSATIEIPNPQQTRPVKFDEERFFFGDSTLLDIFSFNFRQGDARTALKDKFTVVITDEIAAKYFGTQNPLGKTLIYEGQHPLRVTGVVDKFPDNSHIHIDLLSNYETMFATESDLVRENLPQNWVISHGYTYVLLRPGRSPESVNARFPKFLLDHANKQFAKDIVYSLEPLKDIHLRSDAQSGPEPSGSMTYIYVFIGIAVITLLIACINFVNLSTARSLKRAKEVGIRKVLGSEKKQLIGQFLGESVLLSSIALLLSLFLIALLLPVLNNLTGKQLTISYFLTNGWLILLFVGMGLLTGLLAGSYPAFFVSSFQPITTLKGNFVSGKARGGAVRQVLLGAQFVASIALIIGAIISFQQLRYMKDQPLGFDKDFIITANTRNDKITNVFATRTDSAYLRLKAFREVLLKNPHVKEVTLSTRRMGDGAVRRNVVPEGHTPDDNLFVGAMGVDHNFAETYGLTFVAGRNFSEAYPTDKTSAFLINETGVKQLGWKSPDAAVGKSVNLEGKQGKIVGVLKDFHNQSLQNPIEGMLLTIDQPLLTLFSIKIQPQQVPETLDAIRQEWDRYFPEKVFAYEFVDQNLAQRYEREQRLSKLISYFAGLAILISCLGLFGLVSLVTQQKTKEIGIRKVLGASVTNIVRLVSKDFVILVLIALVIASPVAWWAMNKWLTAFAYRIDIHWWVFALAGLLVVVVTILTVSFQSIKAALVNPVKSLRAE
- a CDS encoding ArnT family glycosyltransferase is translated as MTDIAPPLNDRWFYALVVAGIFLNATGLFPPILEPDGALYACIAKIMAQTGDFVNLYAVGRDWLDKPHFPFWVSALSYLIFGINTFAYKFPALLFFMGSAIYTYKFVRLAYSKLTAQLAVLVLLTAFHGVLSNSDVRAEPYLTLLIIGPVYHFYRVFLGDKNDLSKNWLHLLLGSFLTGCALMTKGLFVIVPIGAGLGLHWLLTGNWRELLKPRWYLAVVLSFVFTLPEIYCLYQQFDLQPGKVVFGNTGVSGIRFFFWDSQFGRFFNTGPIKGAGDKFFFLHTLLWAFLPWSLPLYIGVGKALVALVKRQNPLPEYVSLGSSLATFALFSLSGFQLPHYLNIVFPFYAILTAQFLVSLNPVNLRRWTVAQSIIGLLLVVLIVAVLFVVKPAKLGIALSWVIIITLATITLFRQTTMLSLMGRMVGAMLVLAGVLNLFLYPTFMQYEAGLTAARFVNEQPLLAKRPTALYGPGTFGESSWSYEFYAHAPTQYIREDSVLRQMSSHRAVQVFTTNTYADSLEIRGFRVRRVAIFPYFHISQLTADFLNYDTRATTLKPYVLIEVK
- a CDS encoding ABC transporter ATP-binding protein, which gives rise to MIQTVNLQKLFATEEVETTALNGINMDVKDGEFVAIMGPSGCGKSTLLNILGLLDNPSEGEYNFYGTAVAKMTERQRAQLRKGSIGFVFQSFNLIDELTVYENVELPLLYLKTPTDERKKRVEEALERMSIMHRRNHFPQQLSGGQQQRTAIARAVVAKPKLILADEPTGNLDSKNGEEVMKLLGELNDEGTTIIMVTHSPYDAGFAHRIVNLFDGKVVTENFHV
- a CDS encoding ABC transporter permease codes for the protein MLRNYLKIAFRTLWKNSTHSLINIVGLSVAFGTCVLLFLTATFELSYDRFHTDSDRLFRLYFLSSNRDGTPDKSSTMPYPISPALKAEFPEIEGVSRYFNRTASVRRKDQAYGKNVRMVGADFLKMFTFLLLKGNSGTAMNSLSDIVISESMARDIFGKEDPLGKPLQLRMNNTWQAFTVTGVVSDAPKNSTFDYDALIRSENAGDYEENKSRWDHGNHDVYVKLKAGTDPQTLQRRTQAFMDKYFAKDNKEQKELGYPKNELGFQRSLILQPLLTVHFDTETTHGLGISRTYVVTLLLVGFFILAIACINFINLTIAQSFSRAREVGVRKSLGAQRVQLFGQIWGETLMLCLGALLIGLGLAYSALPYFNRSFQSHLTLADFLKPSVLLITGFGFLVITLVAGGYPSWFVTRFNAVEVLKGRVKMSRPGLLRNSLIVTQFTIACLLIVCTVIVRQQINYLQQKPMGLDKEQVVSIPVGNDLNGNDALKTMRDRLANQPNIAAVSGSGVNIGAGLDGSSSRMMYGFLYGKRNITCDWLRIDTDYLKTMGVKLLQGRDFSTSFSTDSSSAILITQSMAKQLGETNPIGKFIKPDNKEFQIVGVVSDFNLYSLHQEAKPIALQMQSNSPIQYILVRVNPQNLTGAMESIKKAWKTVAPKQEFIGSFLDENTERWYKKEQRLATIFSSAAGVAILLSCMGLFSIALISIQQRTKEIGVRKVLGASVTSIVTLLSKDFLKLVLIAIVVASPIAWWAMNKWLQDFAYKIDIDWWVFVLAGALAIAIALITVCFQSIKAALMNPVKSLRSE